The following proteins come from a genomic window of Syntrophorhabdales bacterium:
- the lexA gene encoding transcriptional repressor LexA gives MGSQTRARVLQFIRRFREKKGYAPTVREIAEGCKISSPSVVQYHLDSLEQEGLISRAREKFRSINLAKEKNAEEGQTEIPLLGVIAAGHPVWVPPADTWDTAGEHIAVSAQMVQGKKNIYALRVRGNSMVDAMIADGDIVIMEPAKRVSNGDVVAAWLKNEQEITLKKIHFEGGQVRLQPCNPYMMPIYHKADNVEIQGKVIAVIRVHA, from the coding sequence ATGGGGTCACAGACGCGGGCAAGGGTTCTTCAGTTCATCCGCAGATTCCGGGAGAAAAAGGGCTACGCACCAACGGTGAGGGAGATTGCCGAAGGGTGCAAGATCAGCAGCCCTTCAGTGGTGCAGTATCACCTCGATTCGCTTGAGCAGGAAGGATTAATCAGCCGTGCCCGGGAAAAATTCCGGAGCATCAATCTCGCCAAGGAAAAGAACGCAGAGGAGGGGCAGACGGAGATTCCCCTTCTCGGGGTGATCGCCGCAGGGCACCCCGTATGGGTCCCCCCGGCTGATACATGGGATACAGCCGGGGAGCACATTGCAGTCTCAGCCCAGATGGTGCAAGGGAAGAAAAACATTTATGCCTTGCGCGTGCGGGGCAACTCCATGGTCGATGCAATGATTGCAGATGGCGACATCGTAATCATGGAACCGGCAAAGAGGGTCAGCAACGGAGACGTTGTTGCGGCCTGGCTCAAAAATGAGCAGGAGATCACCCTCAAGAAGATCCATTTCGAAGGCGGGCAGGTTCGCCTGCAGCCGTGCAATCCTTACATGATGCCCATCTATCATAAAGCCGACAACGTTGAGATCCAGGGAAAAGTCATCGCAGTAATCCGGGTACACGCATAG
- a CDS encoding benzoate-CoA ligase family protein yields MIHGQTQEFFNAADYFVDRNIRQGRGHKVAIYTEHRNYTYNDIQKVTNKTANALRDLGVRFDDRILILMLDVPQFYAIFWGAIRIGAVPIPVNTMLTPEDYEYYLNDSRARVLVISDEFIPIIKQISGELHYLRDLIVISETQGAYPPFKQMYWRAPATLKTEFTTKDDVGFWLYSSGSTGSPKGAVHSQYDMVVASQSYGQNVLQLTEDDICFSGARLFFAYGLGNGMYLPMSAGAASVLNPGRPTPETMFRYLEKFRPTVFFGVPTLYGQMLAYKEKQDKERGTKPDPNSTHELSSVRVCVSAGEALPVDIFTRWKERFGVSILDGIGSTEMLHIFLSNRLDDLRPGSTGKAVPGYELKIVDEEGAEVPQGEIGTLLVKGDSAAQAYWRKREKTRQTMQGEWINTGDKYFADKDGFYYAAGRADDMLKVGGIWVSPLEVENCLSGHPAVLEVAVVGRRDEQDLVKPVAYVVLREGFSASEELAEELKKWALDRLAKFKYPRWIEFIPELPKSATGKIQRFKLR; encoded by the coding sequence ATGATTCACGGACAGACTCAGGAGTTTTTCAACGCGGCTGACTACTTTGTTGACCGCAACATCAGGCAGGGGCGCGGGCATAAGGTGGCTATTTATACTGAGCACCGCAATTACACGTACAATGATATCCAGAAGGTAACAAACAAAACGGCCAACGCGCTGCGTGACCTCGGCGTCCGGTTCGACGATCGAATCCTGATCCTCATGCTCGACGTCCCTCAGTTCTACGCTATTTTCTGGGGAGCCATCAGGATAGGCGCAGTACCGATACCGGTGAACACAATGCTCACGCCGGAGGACTATGAATATTACCTGAACGACAGCCGTGCACGAGTGCTTGTCATTTCAGACGAATTCATACCGATTATCAAACAGATCAGCGGTGAGCTCCATTATTTGCGGGACCTCATCGTTATCTCGGAAACACAAGGGGCGTACCCGCCCTTTAAACAGATGTACTGGCGGGCTCCGGCGACCCTCAAGACCGAATTTACCACAAAGGACGACGTGGGCTTCTGGCTCTACAGTTCTGGTTCCACCGGTTCTCCCAAGGGTGCGGTACACTCCCAGTACGATATGGTGGTTGCTTCCCAGAGCTACGGGCAGAACGTGCTCCAGCTTACCGAAGATGATATCTGTTTTTCCGGGGCGCGGCTTTTCTTCGCGTACGGACTGGGCAATGGCATGTACCTGCCGATGTCCGCAGGGGCCGCAAGCGTGCTCAACCCGGGCAGGCCTACCCCCGAGACCATGTTCAGATATCTGGAAAAGTTCAGGCCAACAGTCTTTTTTGGTGTGCCCACGCTCTATGGTCAGATGCTCGCTTACAAAGAAAAACAGGATAAGGAGCGGGGAACCAAGCCCGATCCCAACTCGACCCACGAGCTCTCATCCGTTCGTGTGTGCGTGTCCGCAGGCGAAGCGCTGCCCGTAGATATTTTTACACGATGGAAGGAGCGCTTTGGTGTGAGCATACTCGATGGCATCGGCTCCACGGAAATGCTCCATATATTCCTGTCGAACCGCCTCGACGATCTGCGGCCCGGCTCCACCGGCAAGGCCGTTCCGGGTTACGAGCTCAAGATCGTCGATGAAGAGGGCGCAGAGGTGCCGCAGGGCGAGATAGGAACATTGCTCGTCAAAGGCGACAGTGCAGCCCAGGCCTACTGGAGGAAGCGTGAGAAGACGCGTCAGACCATGCAGGGCGAGTGGATAAACACCGGCGACAAGTATTTTGCAGACAAGGACGGTTTCTATTATGCTGCGGGCCGTGCGGACGACATGCTGAAAGTGGGCGGCATATGGGTTTCACCGCTGGAAGTGGAGAACTGCCTGAGCGGTCATCCCGCCGTGCTTGAGGTCGCGGTCGTGGGGCGCAGGGACGAGCAGGACCTGGTGAAGCCCGTGGCCTACGTGGTGCTTCGCGAAGGTTTTTCGGCTTCCGAAGAACTGGCTGAAGAGTTAAAGAAGTGGGCGCTCGACCGGTTGGCCAAATTCAAATACCCGAGGTGGATAGAGTTCATCCCCGAGCTGCCGAAGAGCGCGACCGGCAAGATACAGCGATTCAAGCTGCGCTAA
- a CDS encoding MBL fold metallo-hydrolase, which yields MKIAFVGAARQVTGSCFHLTVGERQFLVDCGMQQGEAADDANRAPFSFNPADIECLFLTHAHLDHSGLIPKLVNDGFKGKIITTTATADLIRIMLLDSAHIQEKDAEWMTKKSFRTGKEQVFEPLYTENDVKTSMRYLRPVMYDETNDLGNGMKYLFVDAGHILGSGSFELWYPSDRGQKKIVFSGDIGKKGNLIIEDPEYTLTADYVVMESTYGNRFHKGLEQSIDELAAAIKLTFQKGGNVLMPTFAVGRTQDVMYILNDLVREGKLEPMDLYVDSPLAEEATNVYLSHREYFGEEAKKLFQIQYKGRAVRIHFTKTVADSQEINRIKSGVIIMAGSGMCEGGRIAHHLKHNLWRPECSVIFTGFQARGTLGRRIVDGAKRVRVLGEGIAVKAAIYTIGGFSAHADQKELLEWLGSFTSKPEVFIVHGEEKTALEFESIVKERLGLVTHVPSKGEQFEI from the coding sequence ATGAAGATTGCATTTGTCGGCGCTGCCCGGCAGGTTACCGGTTCCTGCTTTCATTTGACCGTGGGCGAGAGGCAGTTTCTTGTGGATTGCGGCATGCAGCAGGGAGAGGCGGCGGATGACGCAAACCGGGCCCCTTTCTCTTTCAATCCTGCCGACATTGAATGCCTCTTTCTGACGCATGCCCACCTGGACCATTCCGGATTGATACCAAAACTTGTGAATGACGGGTTCAAGGGAAAGATTATAACCACCACGGCTACCGCGGATCTGATCAGGATTATGCTCCTCGATTCCGCTCACATCCAGGAAAAGGACGCGGAGTGGATGACAAAGAAATCGTTTCGCACAGGAAAGGAACAGGTTTTTGAGCCCCTTTACACGGAGAATGACGTCAAAACCTCTATGAGGTATCTAAGGCCTGTTATGTACGATGAAACGAATGATCTGGGAAACGGGATGAAATATCTCTTCGTGGACGCGGGTCATATTCTCGGGTCCGGTTCGTTTGAACTTTGGTATCCGTCGGACCGCGGCCAGAAGAAAATCGTTTTTTCCGGGGATATCGGCAAGAAGGGGAACCTGATCATCGAGGACCCGGAATACACGCTGACCGCCGATTACGTGGTCATGGAGTCCACCTATGGGAACCGGTTTCACAAGGGCCTGGAACAGAGCATCGACGAGCTTGCCGCCGCCATTAAACTGACGTTCCAGAAGGGCGGGAATGTTCTGATGCCGACATTCGCGGTGGGCCGGACGCAGGACGTAATGTATATACTAAACGATCTGGTGAGAGAAGGGAAGCTGGAGCCCATGGACCTTTACGTGGACAGCCCCCTTGCCGAAGAGGCCACCAACGTCTATCTTTCTCACAGAGAATACTTCGGCGAAGAAGCGAAAAAGCTTTTCCAGATCCAATACAAGGGAAGGGCAGTCCGGATCCATTTCACGAAAACGGTGGCTGATTCGCAGGAGATCAACCGTATAAAGTCGGGTGTTATCATCATGGCAGGCAGCGGCATGTGCGAGGGCGGCAGGATCGCTCACCATCTCAAGCATAACCTGTGGAGGCCTGAGTGCAGCGTCATCTTCACGGGCTTTCAGGCCCGGGGCACCCTCGGACGCAGGATCGTCGACGGAGCAAAGCGCGTGCGTGTCCTCGGCGAAGGAATAGCTGTCAAGGCTGCGATCTACACTATCGGCGGCTTTTCTGCTCATGCAGACCAGAAGGAACTGCTGGAGTGGCTGGGCTCCTTTACGAGCAAGCCCGAAGTGTTCATAGTGCACGGCGAAGAAAAGACAGCCCTGGAGTTTGAGAGCATAGTCAAGGAGAGGCTGGGATTGGTGACTCACGTACCAAGCAAAGGAGAGCAGTTTGAGATATAG
- a CDS encoding rubrerythrin family protein produces MATLKGSQTEKNLLKAFAGESQARNRYTFFSSQAKKEGYERVAWVFADTADNEKEHAKRFFSFLQGGDVEINASYPAGPVGTTEENLKAAAAGERMEWGTLYPDFAEVAEKEGFPDIARVFRMISVAETGHEKRYLALLDTIAAGTAFRRDTKVTWRCRNCGYLHEGLTAPESCPACAHPKAYFEVSEEGY; encoded by the coding sequence ATGGCGACGTTAAAAGGATCGCAGACGGAAAAGAATTTGTTGAAGGCATTTGCAGGCGAGTCGCAGGCGAGGAACCGGTACACCTTTTTTTCCTCTCAAGCAAAGAAAGAGGGGTACGAACGGGTCGCATGGGTTTTCGCAGATACAGCCGACAATGAGAAGGAACACGCGAAGAGATTTTTCAGCTTCCTCCAGGGGGGCGACGTTGAAATAAACGCCTCGTATCCTGCCGGCCCGGTAGGAACGACAGAAGAGAACCTGAAAGCGGCTGCAGCCGGTGAACGTATGGAATGGGGGACTCTTTACCCCGATTTCGCTGAAGTAGCGGAGAAGGAAGGTTTCCCTGATATAGCACGAGTCTTCAGGATGATATCGGTTGCTGAAACAGGACACGAAAAAAGATATCTCGCCCTGCTCGACACTATCGCAGCGGGTACGGCCTTCAGGAGAGATACGAAGGTGACCTGGCGGTGCAGGAACTGCGGGTACCTGCACGAGGGCCTCACCGCACCGGAATCGTGCCCGGCCTGTGCCCATCCAAAGGCCTACTTCGAGGTGAGTGAAGAGGGCTATTGA
- a CDS encoding SDR family NAD(P)-dependent oxidoreductase, whose product MKLNNKVAFVTGAAGAGIGKACARLLAREGARVVVADAHEERSRSVAQEIANEIGVEALGVACDVTQKGAVDSAVKAALDAFGSIDILVNNAGTNRPTQVIDMTDEQWDLVLNTTLRGTFYCCRAVLPSMIRQGSGRIVNIGSTAAFMGLAAGHAHYAAAKAGLTAFTRCLAMEAAAHYITVNTVAPSFIYNEFIPHIYPQEEITRMEDMIPYPRKGTPEDVAQTVLFLATEGEYITGQTICVTGGSWMR is encoded by the coding sequence ATGAAACTCAATAACAAAGTTGCATTCGTGACCGGCGCAGCAGGCGCCGGCATAGGCAAGGCATGCGCGCGGCTCCTTGCAAGAGAAGGAGCAAGGGTGGTCGTAGCAGACGCTCATGAGGAGCGTTCCCGCTCTGTGGCCCAGGAGATTGCGAATGAAATAGGTGTTGAAGCGCTGGGTGTCGCATGCGACGTTACACAAAAAGGTGCCGTTGATTCGGCAGTGAAGGCAGCATTAGATGCATTCGGTTCGATCGACATCCTCGTCAACAACGCGGGCACCAACCGGCCCACGCAGGTTATCGATATGACCGATGAGCAGTGGGATCTGGTGCTTAACACGACGCTCAGAGGAACGTTCTATTGCTGCCGTGCAGTATTGCCTTCGATGATCAGGCAGGGCTCGGGCCGGATAGTGAACATAGGCTCCACAGCAGCCTTCATGGGTCTCGCTGCAGGTCACGCTCACTATGCCGCAGCAAAAGCAGGACTGACGGCGTTCACCAGATGTCTCGCCATGGAGGCTGCCGCCCATTACATCACGGTTAACACCGTAGCTCCGAGCTTTATATACAACGAGTTTATTCCGCACATCTACCCGCAAGAGGAAATAACGAGAATGGAGGACATGATCCCCTACCCCAGAAAGGGAACACCCGAGGACGTGGCACAAACTGTTCTCTTTCTAGCGACAGAAGGCGAGTATATCACCGGGCAGACCATCTGCGTGACCGGAGGAAGCTGGATGCGTTGA
- a CDS encoding nitroreductase family protein, with amino-acid sequence MYHNLVDASTIPFERWHQAIGRRRSRRRFDGQPLPAEAEARIAGLCAEFRPFPDARAEFVGRSADLVLKGAVGNYGKIRGARAFIAVVGNTESVHSEERAGYTGEAIVLEAVAMGLHTCWVGGLFRPDVAARLADVHEREKVLSVIPIGHAPRDWSFEERLMTGFGRTHKRKPLSKLLKEGEDERLSSWAREAIEAARLAPSAVNRQPWRFRIAEDTLTISVDDTKLLHTISKRLDCGIAMLHIELAALHAGVRGEWEFLDNPGVAVFKKT; translated from the coding sequence GTGTATCATAACCTTGTGGATGCGAGCACGATACCTTTTGAGCGCTGGCACCAAGCCATAGGACGCAGAAGGTCGCGCCGCCGCTTCGATGGACAGCCCCTACCTGCCGAAGCGGAAGCGCGGATCGCGGGCCTGTGTGCGGAATTCAGGCCCTTCCCCGACGCGCGCGCGGAATTCGTTGGAAGGTCGGCCGACCTGGTTCTCAAGGGAGCTGTAGGGAACTACGGCAAGATCAGAGGAGCTCGCGCCTTTATAGCTGTCGTGGGCAATACGGAGAGCGTCCATTCAGAGGAGCGGGCAGGCTATACCGGAGAGGCCATTGTTCTGGAAGCTGTTGCCATGGGGCTGCACACATGTTGGGTCGGCGGTCTCTTTCGTCCGGACGTTGCTGCAAGACTGGCGGACGTCCATGAGCGGGAGAAGGTTCTTTCTGTGATCCCAATCGGCCACGCGCCACGCGATTGGTCTTTCGAAGAAAGGCTCATGACAGGCTTCGGCCGCACGCACAAGCGTAAACCGCTCTCTAAACTCCTGAAAGAGGGTGAGGATGAGCGTCTCTCTTCGTGGGCGCGAGAAGCAATCGAGGCCGCACGTCTCGCGCCATCTGCTGTCAATCGCCAGCCCTGGCGATTCAGGATAGCCGAAGACACGCTAACCATTTCAGTTGATGATACCAAGCTTCTCCACACCATATCGAAACGGTTGGATTGCGGTATCGCAATGCTTCATATCGAGCTGGCCGCGCTCCACGCGGGCGTCCGGGGGGAATGGGAGTTCCTCGATAACCCGGGCGTCGCTGTGTTCAAGAAGACATAA